Below is a genomic region from Microbulbifer sp. ALW1.
GAGTTTCTCGCCGCGGTGCAAAATATACCCTCGCGCAAAGCGCGTCCGCGCATTGCCGAGCTGTTACAAGAGTATCATTTCGAAGACCGAGCGGATCAGCTGGCAGGTACCATGAGCGGTGGCCAGAAGCAGCGCCTGGCGCTGGCGGGCGCGGTGATCCAGAAGCCGGAGCTGCTGTTTCTGGACGAGCCGACCAGTGCGGTAGACCCGGAATCCCGGCGGGATTTCTGGGAAAAGCTGTTCGAGCTGGCCGACGCCGGCACCACGATTCTGGTTTCCACGCACTATATGGATGAAGCCGAGCGCTGCCACCGCCTGGCCATTCTCGATCGCGGGCGCCTGGTCGCCGATGGCAGCCCGGCACAGCTGACTGGTGACCTGGAAGGGAGAACCTTGCTGGTTAATACCGATAGTCAGCGCCGTGCCAAGCAGGCCATTCTCAAAGTGTCCGGCGTGATCAGTGCGGCGCAGATTGGCAATACCCTGCGGGTTTTGACCGGGCCCCAGCAGGACTGTCGACAGAACATTCAGCAAGCCTTGCAGGCAGCGGGGATTGAAGCGGACGTGGGCCCGGTAACCCCGAGCCTGGAAGATGTGTTTGTGGCGGTGACCCATCAACCGTCGCAAAAGCCGGGTGAGCCTGGTCAAACCGGGGAGCCGGATTCGTGAACTTGCGTCGCCTGTTTGCGGTCCTGGTCAAGGAATTCCGGCAGATGCGCCGGGACCGTATGACACTGGCGATGATTATTGGCATTCCGGTGATGCAGCTGGTGTTGTTCGGCTATGCCATTAACCTGAATTTGCGCCATCTGCCGGCGGCCATCGCCGATCAGTCCGGTACCAGTGCCTCGCGCCAACTGGTGATGGATATGTTGGCGACGGAAGTGATCGAGCCGGTAGCAGATGCCCGCACCCCTGAGCAGTTGATGGAAATGCTGCGCCGGGGGGAAATCAGCGTCGGTGTGGCGATTCCCTACGATTACGAGCGGCGCCTTGCTCTGGGCCAGGAGGCGGTGCAGATACTGGTGGATGGCAGCGATACGGTAGTACAGAGTGCCGCTGCCCAGCTCGCACAGGTGCCGGTGGGTGAGCCACCACCAGAGAACAATCCCAGGTTGCCCAATCGCCAGTCTTCGATCCCTTTACCCCAGACCTCGGTCAGCATCGTCAGTTTTTACAATCCGCAGCGGGTATCGGCGATCAATATTGTGCCGGGGCTGATCGGTATCATTCTCACCATGACCATGGTGATGTTCACATCGGTGGCCATAGTGCGCGAGCGCGAGCGGGGCAATATGGAGCTGTTGATTGCCACCCCGGTGAGCAGCGCCGAATTGATGATTGGCAAGGTGTTGCCCTACGGCATCATCGGCCTGATCCAGACCAGCCTGATCCTGCTGCTGGGAACCTGGCTGTTCAGTGTGCCAATACGCGGTAGCCTGTTGGATGTCTATATTGCGGCGCTGCTGTTGATTGTGGCCAACCTGGCCATGGGGCTGCTGATTTCCACCCGCGCCCAGTCCCAGTTCCAGGCCATGCAGATGACCTTTTTTGTATTTCTGCCGTCCATATTGCTGTCTGGCTTTATGTTTCCGTTCGACGGTATGCCCAAAGCCGCCCAGTGGCTGGCGGAGCTATTGCCGTTGACGCACTTTCTGCGCCTGATCCGCGGGGTAATGTTGCGCGGCGCCGGTATCTTCGAGCTGTGGCCGGACCTGCTGGCACTGCTGGCGTTTATCCTGCTGATGATGACCCTGGCGATAGCGCGCTTCCGCAAGCGCTTGGATTGACGTCCTTCCAAGATTGGCGCAAAAAGCCTCTCCTCTCGAGTGTTCTTCCCTGTCCATATTGACGGTTCCCCGGTTCGGTGCGACGAATTGCATCGGAACTGTGATGACATAAAAGAAACCGCCGCCGAGCCCTGATAGGATAGGGCGGTCATTTCTCATAATTTGGTGGTAAAGGCCGCCAACTTTCTACTACAAGACTGAGGTCGGGTCTGTACACACGTTAACTGTTGCTGCCTGTCAGCAAGGGAGGAAGCTGTACCATGACCGGAATTTTCCAGAGCCTGCCACCCTGGTTGTGGTTTGTCATTGCACTGGTTGCGCTGTTTCTGGCGCGCAAGCCTGTTCACCAGGGAATACTCGCCCTGGCGCGCTTTTTTCACCAATCCCTGCGCCTGGGCGCCAACGCGGTCGCCGCCTCGGAGCACCGCCTGCAACTGCGCAACCGCGAGGTATTGCTCGCTGCCGGGCGCGAGGCCACCGAGCGGCATATCGAGCGCGAGTTCGACCGTATCGAAGGAGCGATGAAAAAGGAGCTGGCGCAGTACCCGGCGCTGCATCGAAAACTGTGCGAGCAGCTCACCGCCATTGACGAAGACTACGTACGCAGCGCTGAAGTGCCGCCGGAACCCACCAACTGGGCCAAGGCCATCAAGGCCGTTGCCGAAATTCCTGCCAAGCAGGATCCGGTAGTGGGGGATGTGC
It encodes:
- a CDS encoding ABC transporter ATP-binding protein, giving the protein MAESEIAIRARGLSKTFGSLKAVDDVDLTVARRQIYGFLGPNGSGKSTSIRMLCGLLTPTAGEIEVLGLEIPRQAEILRQHIGYMTQQFSLFADLTVRENLEFLAAVQNIPSRKARPRIAELLQEYHFEDRADQLAGTMSGGQKQRLALAGAVIQKPELLFLDEPTSAVDPESRRDFWEKLFELADAGTTILVSTHYMDEAERCHRLAILDRGRLVADGSPAQLTGDLEGRTLLVNTDSQRRAKQAILKVSGVISAAQIGNTLRVLTGPQQDCRQNIQQALQAAGIEADVGPVTPSLEDVFVAVTHQPSQKPGEPGQTGEPDS
- a CDS encoding ABC transporter permease, with the translated sequence MNLRRLFAVLVKEFRQMRRDRMTLAMIIGIPVMQLVLFGYAINLNLRHLPAAIADQSGTSASRQLVMDMLATEVIEPVADARTPEQLMEMLRRGEISVGVAIPYDYERRLALGQEAVQILVDGSDTVVQSAAAQLAQVPVGEPPPENNPRLPNRQSSIPLPQTSVSIVSFYNPQRVSAINIVPGLIGIILTMTMVMFTSVAIVRERERGNMELLIATPVSSAELMIGKVLPYGIIGLIQTSLILLLGTWLFSVPIRGSLLDVYIAALLLIVANLAMGLLISTRAQSQFQAMQMTFFVFLPSILLSGFMFPFDGMPKAAQWLAELLPLTHFLRLIRGVMLRGAGIFELWPDLLALLAFILLMMTLAIARFRKRLD